In Pyrus communis chromosome 8, drPyrComm1.1, whole genome shotgun sequence, one genomic interval encodes:
- the LOC137743494 gene encoding probable N-acetyltransferase HLS1-like — MGFQEAIIRSYDGMADRGRVEDLERRCEVGPSERVFLFTDTLGDPICRIRNSPMHKMLVAELDNQLVGVIQGSIKVVTLHNSKSPPNDQAKVGYILGLRVSPLYRRKGIGSSLVSKLEEWFTDNDADYAYMATEKDNHASVRLFMTKFGYVKFRTPAILVNPVCYSPRHVSSGVEIAKLKVEEAEYLYRKCMENTEFFPHDIDKVLGNNLSLGTWVAYPRGELKVGDFGVNGHLPDSWAMLSVWNSGELFNLRLGNAPLSCLMYAKSWKWMARVFPCFKLLPSMPDFFTPFGFYFMYGLHHEGPLSGKLVRALCQFVHNVAATTSENCKVIVTEVGGCDPVRHHIPHWKLLSCYEDLWCIKALKNEDRRTNSLHELTKTHPTKSLFVDPREV; from the exons ATGGGATTTCAGGAGGCTATAATTCGAAGCTATGATGGGATGGCGGATAGAGGAAGAGTGGAAGATCTCGAACGAAGGTGCGAAGTAGGACCATCCGAACGTGTGTTTCTCTTCACAGACACGCTGGGTGACCCCATATGTAGGATCCGAAACAGTCCGATGCACAAGATGCTG GTGGCGGAGTTGGACAACCAGCTGGTTGGGGTCATCCAAGGCTCTATAAAGGTGGTCACACTTCATAACAGCAAGTCACCACCTAATGATCAGGCCAAAGTTGGTTACATCTTAGGCCTTAGGGTTTCGCCTCTTTATAGAAGAAAAGGAATTGGGTCAAGCCTTGTGAGCAAATTAGAAGAATGGTTCACAGACAATGATGCTGATTATGCATACATGGCCACAGAGAAAGATAACCATGCGTCAGTCAGACTTTTCATGACCAAGTTTGGCTACGTCAAGTTCCGAACGCCAGCGATTCTCGTGAACCCGGTTTGTTACAGTCCCCGTCATGTGTCTTCTGGCGTTGAGATTGCAAAGTTGAAGGTTGAAGAAGCTGAATATCTCTACAGAAAGTGTATGGAAAATACTGAGTTTTTCCCTCATGATATAGATAAAGTGCTTGGGAATAATCTGAGTTTGGGGACTTGGGTGGCTTACCCTAGAGGAGAGTTGAAGGTTGGAGATTTTGGGGTTAATGGTCATCTACCTGACAGTTGGGCTATGCTTAGCGTGTGGAATAGTGGGGAGCTTTTTAACCTGAGGCTAGGGAATGCACCCTTATCTTGCTTAATGTATGCAAAAAGTTGGAAATGGATGGCTAGGGTTTTTCCTTGCTTTAAATTACTGCCTTCCATGCCTGATTTTTTTACCCCTTTTGGATTTTACTTCATGTATGGGTTGCACCATGAAGGACCATTGTCAGGGAAATTGGTGAGGGCTCTCTGCCAGTTTGTGCACAACGTGGCTGCTACCACTTCAGAGAATTGCAAGGTTATAGTGACAGAAGTTGGGGGCTGTGATCCAGTGAGACATCACATCCCACATTGGAAATTGCTCTCATGCTATGAAGATTTGTGGTGCATAAAGGCCTTGAAAAATGAAGATAGAAGAACTAACAGCCTCCATGAATTGACAAAAACCCACCCAACAAAATCTCTCTTTGTAGATCCAAGAGAGGTATGA
- the LOC137741313 gene encoding BAG family molecular chaperone regulator 4-like, whose protein sequence is MKKKSRVGVENDGLNRKIYWELRPGGMLVQKRDIGEANSGIMIKIKVSHGSYYHDVLVHAQSTFGDLKRVLSHETGLEPKEQRLLFRGKEKEDNECLHIAGVEDTSKIVLLEDPASKEKKLEEMKKNQGTLKAYEEVAKVRAEVDKLSQKIVDLETSLLSGIKVSDREIVVLTELLMVELLKLDSIVADGEAKVQRRVEVRRVQSFVDTLDYLKARNSNPFSKKSINAVSVTTNWERFELGVGSLHASTPLPSSTKITQDWELLD, encoded by the exons atgaaaaaaaaatcaagagttGGTGTGGAAAATGATGGGTTAAACAGGAAAATATATTGGGAGCTGAGGCCAGGTGGAATGCTTGTTCAAAAGAGGGACATTGGGGAAGCCAATTCTGGGATTATGATCAAGATCAAGGTTTCTCATGGTTCTTATTACCATGATGTCCTTGTCCATGCTCAGTCCACTTTTG GTGATCTGAAAAGAGTTCTTTCCCATGAGACTGGATTGGAGCCAAAGGAACAAAGATTGTTGTTCAGAGGGAAAGAGAAGGAAGATAATGAATGTCTGCACATAGCAGGCGTAGAAGATACGTCGAAGATTGTATTACTAGAGGACCCGGCTAGCAAAGAGAAGAAGCTTGAAGAGATGAAGAAAAATCAAGGCACATTGAAAGCCTATGAGGAAGTTGCCAAAGTTAGAGCAGAGGTTGACAAGCTCTCTCAAAAG ATTGTTGATTTGGAGACAAGTCTGTTAAGTGGCATCAAGGTTTCAGACAGGGAAATTGTTGTCTTAACAGAGTTACTCATGGTGGAGTTACTTAAATTGGATTCGATTGTAGCTGATGGAGAAGCAAAAGTGCAGAGGCGGGTCGAG GTTCGACGTGTGCAGAGCTTTGTTGACACGCTCGACTATCTGAAGGCGAGAAACTCTAATCCATTCAGCAAGAAGAGTATCAACGCGGTCTCGGTCACTACAAATTGGGAGAGGTTTGAGTTGGGGGTTGGAAGCCTGCATGCCTCAACCCCATTGCCATCttctaccaaaataactcaGGATTGGGAATTGTTGGACTAA
- the LOC137743894 gene encoding BAG family molecular chaperone regulator 4-like has product MKKRSRVGVENDGLNRKIDWELRPGGMLVQKRDIGDANSGIMIKIKVSHGSYYHDVLVHAQSTFGDLKRVLSHETGLEPKEQRLLFRGKEKEDNECLHIAGVEDTSKIVLLEDPATKEKKLEEMKKNQGTLKAYEEVAKVRAEVDKLSQKIVDLETSLLSGIKVSDREIVVLTELLMVELLKLDSIVADGEAKVQRRVEVRRVQSFVDTLDNLKARNSNPFSKKSINAVSATTNWERFELGVGSLHAPTPLPFSTKITQDWELFD; this is encoded by the exons ATGAAAAAAAGATCAAGAGTTGGTGTGGAAAATGATGGGTTAAATAGGAAAATAGATTGGGAGCTGAGGCCAGGTGGAATGCTTGTTCAAAAGAGAGACATTGGGGACGCCAATTCTGGGATTATGATCAAGATCAAGGTTTCTCATGGTTCTTATTACCATGATGTCCTTGTCCATGCTCAGTCCACTTTTG GTGATCTGAAAAGAGTTCTTTCCCATGAGACTGGATTGGAGCCAAAGGAACAAAGATTGTTGTTCAGAGGGAAAGAGAAGGAAGATAATGAATGTCTGCACATAGCAGGCGTAGAAGATACGTCGAAGATTGTATTACTAGAGGACCCGGCTACCAAAGAGAAGAAGCTTGAAGAGATGAAGAAAAATCAAGGCACGTTGAAAGCCTATGAGGAAGTTGCCAAAGTTAGAGCAGAGGTTGACAAGCTCTCTCAAAAG ATTGTTGATTTGGAGACAAGTCTGTTAAGTGGCATCAAGGTTTCAGATAGGGAAATTGTTGTCTTAACAGAGTTACTCATGGTGGAGTTACTTAAATTGGATTCGATTGTAGCTGATGGAGAAGCAAAAGTGCAGAGGCGGGTCGAG GTTCGACGTGTGCAGAGCTTTGTTGACACGCTCGACAATCTGAAGGCGAGAAACTCTAATCCATTCAGCAAGAAGAGTATCAACGCGGTCTCGGCCACTACAAATTGGGAGAGGTTTGAGTTGGGGGTTGGAAGCCTGCATGCCCCGACCCCATTGCCattttctaccaaaataactcaGGATTGGGAATTGTTCGACTAA